The segment accccttcccctagACTACCTTTGAAAATAGCCCCCAAATGCTCAGGTAGGCTGATTTGGgtaataataaaattccagtCTTCTGTTTAGCAAGATCTATGTGTGCAAAAACTCTTTATTGCAATGCCCCCaccttgataaattggctctatcCAGGCAGTAGGCAGGAAGAACCCACTGGGCAGCTACAGAAGAAAAAGCCACAATACTGAAATAAGATTTAAGTAAAGGTCTCCAATTTATGTGTTCAGTAATTATTTATTGGTCTAAATGATAAGGGTTCTCACAAACAATTAAGTCTTTAAGATTAACAGCCGAAATCCCAATAGGGAAGGGGGTGGCAGGTATAAATATTTTCCAGACTTACCTTACtttttatctataaaacaaaCTAATAGCCAAACAGAGCCTTGGAAACtgagaggaaataaaaacacaCTCAAAAGTGTTTTTTATGTTCTCTTATTCAACACAATAGTCATCAATACAAAATACTTCTATGTCCAAATGTGGGTTTTCCCCCACACCTGATACACAAAGCAGTGGACACCAGTggggtgtcctctaattcaattcagttctgacactatctacctggagatagcctCAGATCTCAAAGCTGAGGGCTCAGTCTCCAAGACTGCTCCCCTCTCCACCAGACACCAGTCGCAAGTGCAGGCCTCAGGAAATTCTGACTGGCCTCAATTTGGGGTTCCCATAACCCCTCTTTGGGTTTAATTGACTTGCTAGAGCAGTTCACAGAACTCAAGGATACACTTACTTAGGTTACCAGTTTATTACAAAAGATATTACGAAGGATACAGATGAGATACCCAGGGCGAGGTATGGGAAGGGGTGCGGAGCATCCATGCCCTCCCGGGGCGTGTTACCCTCCGGGAACCTCCGCGTGatcagctatccagaagctctctgaaccctgtcctcTTGGGCCTTTTATGAAGACTTCATAACATAGGTATGGCTGGTgaaaatcattggccattggtgatcagcTTCCCCTTCAgctcctctgccctccctggaGGTTGGTGGTGGGGCTGACAGTCCTAACCCTCTACTCCAGTCTTTCCAGTGACCAGGGCCCATCTTGAAGCTACCTAGGGGCTGCCAGCCATTTAGTCAACTCATCAGCATACAAAGACACTTagcactttgcagattccaaggaattTGAGAGTTGTATGCCAGAAAACAGGGATAAAGACCAAACATATATTTCACAACATCACAGAAGCTTTACTATAGCCAAACACATCTTATTTTACATAAGATATAGGCCCTCGAAACTTGGCTATCAACACTTTTTACACTGGCCCCTATTACATACTTTAGAGCaatctgttatttaaaataattctaagattacttttcaagaaaaaaaaaaagtaaaccctCATTTGTTTTACATATGAAGGTGGTATGCTTTTAAAGTGGACACACAATAATTGTTTTATAGAATGTTACTTGTCTATTGCCTATTTTCTATTCCTCATTTCTCCTGCTTAgcctattttttaagaaaaaataatttttccctgCATAATTTCTCCACTGAGGGAAAGTGACTGTCAAATTTATCATTCCTCAATCTCCAGGCTGGAAAGATTAAATATATAAGCTATGCTTGCATCCTATCCTTCACAACACTTCTGTTCCTATCTTTCCAGCTATCTTCATCAAGACTTCAGAGGCTCTGCCCTGGTGTTTTACAAATAACTAAGAGAGGACAAATTTATGACGTGGCTATTGTCAGTTTACTTCTGAACACAGCTGTATCTCTATAAAATAGTTTAATCATAAGCCATCAATGTTACAGTTCCTGTATCTTCCTATAAGAACATGAAACACTTCAAGCTTCCTCACTTGATCAATTCTCTTTCGCTTTTCCTCTGACCAATGACTGTTTCAAAGATTTGGAGAAGTCTGTGAGCCAAGCCAGATCAAAGCCAATTTGTATCCAATTTGTTCATTAACACATGCTGTCAACAAAAAGAGTCACACTCTGTAacatatttgaagagatttattctgagccaaatatgagtgaccatggcccgtgaCACAGATCTCAGGAGGTCCTAAGAACACGTGCCCCAGGTGGtgggggtgcagcttggttttacacattttagggaggcagGAGATGTcaatcaaaaaattttaagaaatacattggtttggtccagaaaggtgggacaattgCAGGgcgtggggatggggtggggggagttggGGGGAGTGGCATTCCaagctataggtaaatttaaattattttctggttgacaactggttgagtttgtctaaagccCTGAgatcaacagaaaggaatgtctgggttaagacaAAGGATTGTGGAGACCCAAGTTCTTACTTTCAGAGGAAGCCTTCAGGTAGTAGGCTTCAATAGGCTGTAGTAAAATATTTCTTACCGGACTTAAAGTCTATGTTAATGTTAACGTCAGAAAGGCATAACAAGTCATGTCCGACCCCCACTTCCCAATCATGGCCTGAAACTGTctctcaggttaaattttaaaagacccctggctgaggaggaagtccattcagatggctggggagaagggggagcttagaattttatttttggtttaaaatacattaatatttgcTTAAGTACTTAGGGATTCTGCAGTTAGCAAAATAGATAGGATCCCAGCTCTAGGAAGCATACATTCTAAAGGAAAGAACCTATAACACCtgcttttttaaaagcatacCAACTAGAGGACAATTTATTATTGTAATGTCATGAGCACTTGCTtgttaaaaaattccttttttttttttttttgagacagagtctagctctgtcacccaggctggaacacagtggcacgatctcggcttactgcaacctccaactcctgggttcaagcgatttctcccgcctcagcctcctgactagctggaattacaggcacctgccaccacgcccagctaatttttgtatttttagtagagatggggtttcactgtattggccaggctggtctcgaactcctgacctcgtgatccgcccacctcggcctcccaaagtgctagaattacaagcgtgagctactgcaGCTGGTCAAAAAATTCTTCTTAATAACTTCTCAGAAGGCTAATACACAAAATAGCCACCTTTACTGAATCCAACCAAACAAAATAACTTATTAACCACAGATTTTCCTattgctttgtattttctgaGGAAAAGAAACACATGCCAGGAAAGCTAAAAGGGATGTGTTTTGTAAAACTCTCAGGCCCTCCAACAGGCTCAATTTAGGTAGGCCTGCCCCAGTCTTCAAATTCTACATgcacaatacatatatataactttttcaaTCAACACTGCTTCCTAAACAGAGGAGAACCTATGAAATGAGACctgtgattcttttttaaaaacctagaagCATTTGGATAGAGGAAGGTGGGCCTGTGAACTATGGCCCTGTAAGCAGGAGGGGAAGTTAAATAGTTCTTCATAATACAATTTAAAGATATTTGAATTTTGGGGTGGCagtcagaaaggaaagaaagaagagggggaGAAGGCCGAAGAGCCAACCAGATTACAAGAGCCTGGAGTCCTTCTTTCTTTGATGGTggccaaaatgtattttaaggacAGAAATGCCTAATATTCAATGTCAACACTTCTGACATTGCTCCACTGTGAACCCCTTCACCCTCCCCTTCCTCTAAATCTCCTATAAAGCTTACCACACCCATAAAGGCTTTctgtgaactctttttttttcttttctattctttcctaGCTCCTGTGAGACACAACTATCCAACAACTGCATCATGGATCTCTCAACCATCCATTTAGCACCTCCTTAGATTGGTCCAAAACTGAACTTATCTCCCCTTCCACACCTCTACCATCAATTGTTTTTAACTGCTTCTTCTCATATCCTCCAACATTCCACTAGCTCATTAACGTCATCATCTATGCACTTGGAATGTGCTAGGTACCCTGCCAAAGGCATTACATGTGTAATTTCTCAAACCCTACTGAACAGGTATGACAATCATTTCCCAAATATTAGGAAATCAAAGTTCTGTCAGGATAGTAATTCTAAGGGTAAGTAATAGAATTAGAATTTGACCCGTTTTAATTCCACAGCCAGCTTACCCAGTACATGTCAATCAATGCCTGAAATCAAACAACCCAGGATTCATCCTTCCCCTCCTTAAGCCTATCTAGTCACTTACCTGGTCCAGCCTCCTAGTCATACGTGTTAAATGCCATGTCGTTTCTCCTTCCACTGCCAGCACACTAGCATTTACTAAGTCCTTACTATGTGGCAATCACTATTCTAAGTAATATACATGTTTTTTCAAGTTCTATCCCCCAAACTCTGAGATGAAAAACCTAAGGAACAAAGAGGTTTCAGTATATGACAGAGCCTGATTCCACCCCAGGTAATCTGAATAGAGAATCCCTGAGCACTTAACCCCTCCATTATAACAGCCTCCAACTTAGTCTCAATACCGCCCATCTGGAAGCCCACCATCCTCCAGATGCTGCAGATATCTTTCTGGAATGCGAATGTtatcatgacattctcctgcttAAAATTAGCAGCTCAGTATCACTGACTGGATAAAGTCCAAATTTCTTAATCTGGTATACAAAATCCTTCATTTTTCTGTTCAAGtcaattcagtaaatattttagtgacCAATGTAAGCAAGAAAAGGTGCCAAGTGCTCTGAAATGAATACTATACATGTCCCTGACTACTACTTCCACCTTGGACACTGGGTCCTTCGGCCAGACAAGCCCATATGCAAAGCTCATAATACAACAGCCCAAAgatacatgcatttatttttaagtggccTGCGTGCTCCGTGCCTACAATGTACGATATCCCAAATCAATCTGAAGGCTAGGTGCCTACGTAACACCTATTCTTACAGGTCTCCAGGCAGAAATGCTCCCTAAGTTCAAATTACTTCAGGGTAACTAGCGGGATAAAAGCATGGATCagtttccaaatgagaaaacttCTGGGCAAGAACTAACCCCTGCCATCAATGGCTGGCATGCAGTAGGTACTTTATCAGtggctaaatgaataaataatgaaaaaatgtcAAAGCTGATGAGAAGACGAGAGAAACAAGATATATGGAGAATGTAACACACAAGTGGGCCGAATTAAAAGTAATGTTATTCTACTTTGGTTCTCATTTGGCCTACTTTTACCCCATTGGAAAACTCACATGTGGGACTTGGACAAGCTTAAAAAGCCAAAACTTTGTTATTCATGGCTCAACAAAGCTTTGACAAGCCAAAAAGGATAACAGATTCCCGCTTCCTTCTTTACCTGCCAAAGTCCATTTTCTAAAGAGGTGTGGGGGTGGGAATCAAATCTAGCAAGGTAAATAAAATTGATCTACTGAGATCCAACTTCATCAGTGCTGCATCGAAGTACATgcaaaagaaatatcaaaatctGTCCTGGGAAGAAGGCCAATTTACAAGTAAGTACTATTGCCGCAAGAATGTGAAATTCTTAAAGGCAGTTCCAATAAGCTGGAGCTCACAAGTGTTCCTCCTCCTGCACCGCCACCGCTCTTCACTCAACTTTGTTTCTgatttctgtgattttaaaaaggataataaatacAGCAAAGTCCATGCATAAGTGTACTTTAGCTCCTGGCACAAACGAACGTCTGGATTCATAAACTCAACGTAAACTGAAATACTAGAAGAAACACTACATGAGTCAAAAGTCCTTGTTTAAAACGTGGCATAAAGCTTTGAAAAGCGAGTGATGTATTTCCTGAACGATGCTTTGTGTGCAACTGGTTCCAAATCAAGATTCGCATTTTTAAATTACCCACTGGAATATGTCAAATCTATCTCCCACCCTCTCCAGCCTAAAGAGAAAGGTGAGAATTCACAGGCAACAGGCTAGGGCGGAGGGAACGATCTCTCCCTATCCCTTTGCAGAGGAACAAAATCCGACAAAGGCAGCTAGTGCCACTCGCATTGccgacaccacacacacacacacaggaaatttAAACACTCACCCCACCTCTCCCTTCCCTTAAGAAGCAAACGACGCCAAGATCTGCACCGCGGTGGCCGGAACCAGCAAATGCTAACAGCCGGAGGCCGCCCGCCTCCAGGGCTCCTACAGGCGGCGGGCACCGGGCGCCGACTCTCCCTCCCCGACCAGCCCCACACCGGAGTCCACGCCAGCCCCGCAGCCCGGGCGAGCGAAGACAGCCGCGGACGACCAAAGCTCCGGGGCGAGCAGCGGCGCCGCTCCGGCCGCCTCCCGGGGCGCGGCGCTCCTCCACACCCAGCCGACGCCCGCACCTGAGGCGGCTGCCCGCAGCCGGGGAGAGGGCGCGCAGCGAGGCGGGCAGGGCAAAGTTACTCACTGGGAAAGCGCGGCTGCCCGGGCCGCGCACGGCCACCAGCTCCCGCTCTCCGCGGCCCGCTGAGGGAGCGGAGAGCCTGCCCGGCTCCGCTCCGCCGAGAAttgccgccgccgccaccgcggATTTCCTGGCAAGAAGCAAACTCCGGCCAAGACTTCACTTCTCAACCGCCCCTGCTGCCTTCCCGGGGGCCAGCGCTAAGGCCGAGCGGCCCAACCCGCAGCCGGGCCAATCGGAGGTAGCACAGGGCGGGAGGTGGGCGGACCAGAGGGCGGCTCCACCTATCCGAGAGCTCGGGAGGCGGGCCAGAATTGGCCCGTCACTCCTGGGTTAGAGTGAGACCACTCCGCCCTCGCCGCCCGCCTCCCCCACCCGCCCCGGGCTGTCCCCGCCGCCCGCCTGATTCCCCTGCGGAAGCCCCGGGGGCTAGGTGCCTGTGCGCACCCCGGGCCGCTGCCAGGAGTGGCACTGCTCGGGAAGGAGTGAACATCCAGAGGAATcgcggggcggggtggggggaggctAGGAGAACAGGTGGCGCAGGGAAGCAGAAACGTAGTTGCGCAGGACAGCTGGACAGCTGGAGTGGGGCAGGGTCGGGGCCGGCGGCTAGGGGAGAAGGGCCTATTCGAGAGGAAGCGCACCTGAGGGAGCGCGGCCGGGGCCGGGACGTGGAAGCTGGGCGGAGAGCGAGTCTGGGTGGCGAAGGTTGCCGAGGCGGGGGCTGGGCACCTGGGAACAAAGGTGAGGGCGGGTTCCGCAGGTGAAGAGGTTTGAAGAGCCACAGCGGGTAAAGGGAAAGGAAGTCCACAGCCGGAGAGGACGCGCTCTGGGGGATAGAAGGAATCCTAGGACGGAAAGGATGAGGTGGGAAACAGTTTTTTCCCAAACTCTCACTCCCCCaaaagagaaagacatttctTTCTTGCCCTTTATTTGACCCAGTTGAGAATGCAACTGCAAGGTCCCCGGTGAGACAAATACCGCCTTCAACCCTCGTATTCTGTCGTGACTCATCTTGCACGTGACCTCCTCCCTCTTCAAGGTGTGTTGACCGACTAGAGCCTAAGCCTGTCGTCCCACAGAAGGCCCAGGAGGCCGGGGTCCCAGGAAGGGCCATCCTGGGTCAACACCGCCCCAGTGGGGGAGTCGGGCCTCTTTCGCCCTTGCCACTGGGAAGGGAAGTGATTTGGGGGCGGCAGGTAAAGCCCCGCTCCTTCACCATCACCTGGGGAAAGGTACCAAGGTTGAGCTGGCGCGCCCGCAGGCCTGTCTGGGCCTCGGGGTAAAGCGGCGCTGGCCCCACCCCTTGCCCCTCCCGCCGTGAGTGGCCTCGCCTGGTCGCCCAGGTGAGCCGCCGGGCCGCGAGCCACCGCCCACCCCGCGtcggggcggggcctgggggcgGAGCCTGATGCCCCGCCCCGCGGCTGGGCCCTGCCGCGCCGCTGcggctcctcctccctccttccgtCCTCCGCGCCTTCCGTCggtctgtccttccttcctgcttcGTCTCCACGCCTCGCGCTATGGGACAGAACCCCCGATCCGCCAGCACCACCTGAGGATCCGGAAACCGCCCCAGCGATGGAAGAGGACCAGGAGCTGGAGAGGTAACGGCCGAGGAGGAGGCGGGCGGAGCGGGCCGCGCCCAAGGGGAGCGGGTGGCCGAGGGGCACGCTGCCCGGCCTGGCAGTCGGGGCCTGACTCGGGGCGCAGAGAAGAATCatggagagagaggtggggaggagaCATGAATGTTTCAATTGAGAGACTGAGAGGTGCGCTAGCTATTAAGGAGGGAAGACAAGTTGGGAGACCAGAGTTAAGTATCCGAACTGCCCATTCCCGTTAGAACAGCAGCGTGTAAAATCACGCCCCGGGCCTCTGCTCCCTGAGGACGGTACTGGTGCCTCTGTCCCTGTAACTACGGCTCACGTTCCTTCTATGTACAGTCTGCTCCTAAAGCCACTCATCTGTGCACTgagctctttttcttcctcccgcTTGACTCCTGGACCTTCCATTCTCCTAGTTTCCTTCTCTTGCAAAATGGAAGCCGTAGTTGGGCCTGCATATTGATCATCTGTATCCTCTATTTTTATACTAGAGCAATCGGGATTTTTATGCCTTTCAACCCCCTTTTCATCCTCTAGCAGGACCAATCCTATTCTAATCCTATCCCTTGCTTGTGACTCTACCAaagaatatttttgcaaacacttaagtttgtgtttttctaaGAAAACTCCCCTTGTGGCCAGTGTGGATGGTCAAATGGAGCAGGGAAAAACTAGAGgcaataaattatttattgatagAGTTTgtggaggcaggaaaatgagAGGCGAAAAATTCTATGTAGCTGGAGTAGATTAATAATAATGCGTTGCAATGtgatataataaatgaaaaaaggctAGTTACAAAACAATATTCAGTATGatctcatttttacaaaaaatatgtgtgtagAAAAATATCTGGATTGAAGACCTCAATGGCTGAAGGCGAGAGGAAGACAGCCCTGGAAATGGTCCAGGCAGCTGGAACAGATAGACACTGTGTGACATTTGTATTGCACGAGGAAGACCATACCCTAGGAAATTCTCTACGTTACATGATCATGAAGAACCCGGAAGTGGAATTTTGTGGTTACACTACGACCCATCCTTCAGAGAGCAAAATTAATTTACGCATTCAGACTCGAGGTACCCTTCCAGCTGTTGAGCCATTTCAGAGAGGCCTGAATGAGCTCATGAGTGTCTGCCAACATGTGCTTGACAAGTTTGAGGCCAGCATAAAGGACTATAAGGATCAAAAAGCAAGCAGAAATGAATCCACATTCTAGTCCCTTATGCAGTATACAAGGAGAACTGTCCTCTAGGATATTCTCTTCCTGATGGTGCAGAACGCAGAATTAGAAGTTTGTGGTTACAGCATACTCTGTCCTTCAGAAAGGCGTGATTCTCGCTGTTGACCCCTCGCAGCTGTTGGAACCTCTGCCAAAACCTCTGTATTCTAATAAATTCCCTCTTTTATTTAAACTAGTTTGACTGGTTTCTGTTCCATGCAACCAAATGGTCCTTgaggatgacttttttttttcttttaattaagcCAGCattgaaaatgaggaaactgagcataTCAGAGACCTAGATAGGAACTGTGATCATGGGAATTAAAAGGAGTGTGTATCCATGTCTGTAGTTGGGGTGGTGGGAGTAAGGGAAGAGACAAAAACCATTACCCCAGTTAGACTGttgttagtttaaaaaaagaaggaaagaaaattgggGTGGGGACTTGACTTCTTGCTAAACTTTTTGGCCTTTAAAGAATTGCATCATTTGCTGTGGTTGGTAGACTGGGCAAGGGTGGGAATAATTTGAAAGAAGTGTGAGAATTCTGGTTTTACATGAGAGTTTTAAGGAGTAAGGCTCCATCTTTGAGGCATTTACAGGAAATATACCAGTTTACTGCTTGAATTTTGGGATATTGATACTTAGTCATGATCTAAGTAAGGTAAGATGTTTTGATTATGTTACAGAAGGAGAAAATTGGGATGACTAGATAACATTTTCAGTCCTTAGATAGGTATAGCCTAGGGTAACGTAGAAGAAGCCCTATTTGAGAGAAGGTAAAGCCAAGGAGAAGGAAAATTCCAAGGAAATGACTGTTTTGGAAAACACATATCCCATCCACCAGTGCTCTGTGCTTTGGGGCCTTGTTTATGCTATCCCCTCTTCCTGGGCCAGTCTTACTCCTGCCATACTAAGTGAAAGCTTATGTGTCAGGCCCCCCAGCCTAGTTTGGGTACTTCTTTGTGCTTTCATTAC is part of the Macaca thibetana thibetana isolate TM-01 chromosome 17, ASM2454274v1, whole genome shotgun sequence genome and harbors:
- the LOC126940771 gene encoding DNA-directed RNA polymerases I and III subunit RPAC2, with the protein product MEEDQELERKISGLKTSMAEGERKTALEMVQAAGTDRHCVTFVLHEEDHTLGNSLRYMIMKNPEVEFCGYTTTHPSESKINLRIQTRGTLPAVEPFQRGLNELMSVCQHVLDKFEASIKDYKDQKASRNESTF